One Bacillota bacterium genomic window carries:
- a CDS encoding DUF3147 family protein — protein sequence MQFVIKTLVSALLVASISTASKRLPMLGAIIASLPLTSILAMVWLYTDTKDVNKVIALSQGISWIILPSLIFFIALQFLLRRNLGFFSSLFIACGVMAATYALYVNLLGRLGIKI from the coding sequence GTGCAATTTGTGATAAAGACGCTTGTTTCTGCTCTGCTAGTAGCTTCCATCTCTACCGCCAGCAAACGCCTCCCCATGCTAGGAGCGATTATTGCCTCGCTTCCTCTGACCTCAATTTTAGCCATGGTCTGGCTCTACACTGATACCAAAGATGTAAACAAGGTCATCGCTCTCTCCCAGGGCATTAGCTGGATTATACTGCCTTCTCTCATCTTCTTTATTGCCTTACAGTTTCTCCTGAGGCGCAATCTCGGTTTTTTTAGCTCTCTCTTTATAGCTTGCGGCGTCATGGCTGCTACATACGCACTGTACGTCAACCTGCTGGGACGCTTGGGCATCAAAATTTAG
- a CDS encoding metal-sensing transcriptional repressor has translation MDKHTQNKNVVNRLARASGHLEAVRKMAEEGRDCSDILVQISAVIAALNSVSKVILEDHISHCLVESLGEEKHEVLEKLFDAIDKYVGTNTKRLEGRH, from the coding sequence ATGGATAAACATACCCAGAACAAGAATGTTGTTAACCGATTGGCGCGTGCTAGTGGACACCTTGAAGCAGTAAGGAAGATGGCAGAAGAAGGGCGCGATTGTAGTGATATCCTGGTGCAAATTTCTGCGGTAATCGCTGCCCTCAACAGTGTCAGTAAAGTTATCCTTGAAGACCACATTAGCCACTGTCTAGTGGAATCTCTCGGCGAGGAAAAGCATGAGGTTCTAGAAAAGCTGTTTGACGCTATTGATAAATACGTGGGCACAAACACCAAGCGCTTAGAGGGTAGACATTAG
- a CDS encoding glycosyltransferase, with the protein MTTPQHIYLIAVAIYVLLFLMFSRFFLWKRYAEARYWRVRPSVSIPSLVELSTTSQQLLPFFSILIPARNEAQVIEKTLKHMLKLNYPKNAYEVIVVTDEKESLDALRLQADILAKTLAFLNGEKHGLAGPQGNAERCLALHVLSELALTEYYAAEFKDHASLSPAELANYPRWLMRELISTLATELISSGGRLHIGRVYCLLRRAYPDSADVEIARIYPKYLCLALPIIAAYAKLSGDSHLRLLHTAIKYTAQAGHKVTQDILASFTNIVTQGMFSALREVLREDKVHDLLHNLYPYCFPTTQTIVARVLDERQETHPVLKHIDVPHDYDGLMPGRLLGVAVPSTKGRALNYALSRAVSRETTICGFYDAESRPQADVLLYVAYKKLTGNDHTKIWQGPVFQVRNFYEMGPFSKIASLYQAVAHDWYLPVVFRRLPFVGGTNLYVDYKLLMALGGYDHESLTEDLELGTRAYLSTGAWPDYLPYASSEQTPPSFLSFYRQRLRWGAGHLQVMDKIRRNQVGPVGRREQLLRQLSIKGPYEWIFYQSVTLLPPTMLFLYLTGNVDPSILPPFMRTMLNFLSLVYISFTFYAFFRYRSHLDQTSRPIAWYGHLGVAAELCFLPLAAFFFPVPYTSAMLLKVIGRSPTTWTKTPRTRE; encoded by the coding sequence TTGACAACGCCCCAACACATTTATTTAATCGCGGTCGCTATCTATGTGCTTCTTTTTCTCATGTTCAGCCGTTTCTTTCTCTGGAAACGCTATGCTGAAGCGCGATACTGGCGCGTGCGACCTAGCGTATCGATCCCCAGCCTAGTTGAATTAAGCACTACCAGCCAGCAGTTGCTGCCCTTCTTTTCTATTCTGATTCCGGCCCGCAATGAAGCCCAAGTAATCGAAAAGACCCTTAAGCACATGCTCAAGCTCAATTATCCCAAAAATGCTTACGAAGTGATAGTGGTAACCGATGAGAAAGAGTCTTTAGACGCTTTGCGCCTGCAGGCCGATATTTTGGCCAAGACCTTAGCTTTTTTAAACGGAGAGAAGCATGGCTTGGCCGGTCCACAGGGCAATGCCGAGCGTTGTCTGGCCCTGCATGTTCTGAGCGAGCTAGCGCTTACGGAGTACTATGCGGCAGAATTCAAAGACCACGCGTCTCTCTCTCCTGCCGAGCTAGCCAACTATCCTAGATGGCTGATGCGCGAGCTTATCTCGACGCTGGCCACCGAACTAATTTCTAGTGGCGGCCGTTTACATATCGGCCGCGTCTACTGTCTCTTGCGGCGCGCCTATCCCGATAGTGCGGACGTAGAGATTGCGCGTATCTACCCCAAGTATCTCTGCTTGGCCCTGCCTATCATCGCCGCCTATGCCAAGCTCTCAGGTGATTCTCACCTGAGACTGCTGCATACTGCCATTAAATATACTGCTCAGGCGGGTCATAAAGTGACACAGGATATCTTAGCCAGCTTTACTAATATCGTCACGCAAGGAATGTTTTCCGCCTTGCGTGAGGTACTACGCGAGGACAAAGTGCACGACTTACTACACAATCTGTACCCCTACTGTTTTCCGACCACGCAAACCATCGTGGCTAGGGTGCTAGATGAACGACAGGAGACTCACCCCGTACTTAAACATATCGATGTGCCGCATGACTATGATGGGCTTATGCCGGGCCGCCTGCTAGGTGTGGCTGTGCCTTCTACTAAGGGTCGCGCCTTAAACTATGCCCTCTCGCGAGCCGTCTCACGGGAGACCACAATTTGCGGCTTTTATGATGCTGAAAGCAGGCCGCAGGCTGATGTACTTTTGTATGTTGCCTACAAGAAGCTGACCGGAAATGATCATACTAAAATTTGGCAAGGGCCTGTTTTTCAGGTCCGCAACTTTTACGAAATGGGGCCCTTTAGTAAGATTGCCTCTCTTTACCAGGCTGTAGCCCATGATTGGTACTTGCCAGTGGTCTTTCGGCGCCTACCGTTTGTAGGTGGCACCAATTTATATGTGGACTACAAACTCCTAATGGCTCTCGGGGGCTATGACCATGAGTCGCTGACTGAGGACCTGGAGCTGGGCACGAGAGCATATCTCTCTACAGGAGCTTGGCCAGATTACCTACCGTATGCCAGTAGTGAGCAAACTCCTCCTAGCTTTCTCTCCTTCTACCGGCAAAGATTGCGCTGGGGGGCCGGGCACCTGCAAGTAATGGACAAAATCCGCCGTAATCAGGTCGGTCCTGTAGGCCGGAGAGAACAGCTTCTGCGTCAATTGTCCATCAAAGGACCTTATGAGTGGATCTTTTACCAGTCCGTCACCTTACTCCCCCCGACCATGCTGTTTCTTTATCTGACGGGAAATGTCGACCCTTCTATACTGCCACCCTTTATGCGCACCATGCTGAACTTTTTGAGCTTAGTCTATATCAGTTTTACCTTCTACGCCTTCTTTCGTTACCGCAGTCATCTTGACCAGACTAGTCGCCCTATTGCTTGGTACGGCCACCTAGGTGTTGCTGCCGAGCTCTGCTTCTTGCCGCTGGCCGCTTTCTTTTTTCCGGTACCCTATACTAGTGCCATGCTCCTCAAAGTGATTGGGCGTTCGCCCACCACCTGGACTAAGACACCTCGTACTCGTGAATGA
- a CDS encoding alanine racemase yields MSTPRLLVDREIVERNIREMQDLATSRRIKLRPHIKAHKCLEIMNMQLKAGSSGITVAKLGEAETMHKGGAQDIFVAYPLVGEEKLDRLVALAQVAEVTVAVDNLEVAERMAERFTDTRPIGVLIEVDSGLKRCGVLPDEAVDLARALLAVPNLKLKGVFTHAGQVYGATPEKVHEIGLMEAHTVVAVRDALEKYDITIETVSTGSTPTAKHNVEVAGVTEIRPGNYVWNDAIQVGLGVARLSQCALTVEATVVSSPMPGRLVIDAGSKVLGLDKGAHGLSIVTGYGRIIGWPELTIERLSEEHGVVTFLGAAPAIGQKVRIVPNHACVVVNLAEALWVNDREYWSVAARGRSD; encoded by the coding sequence ATGAGTACTCCACGGCTGTTGGTTGACAGGGAGATAGTAGAGCGCAATATCAGAGAGATGCAGGATTTGGCAACGTCTCGGCGTATTAAGCTGCGCCCCCACATCAAGGCCCATAAATGCCTCGAAATCATGAACATGCAACTTAAAGCCGGGAGTAGCGGCATCACAGTGGCGAAACTAGGTGAAGCCGAAACCATGCACAAGGGCGGCGCGCAAGATATTTTTGTGGCCTATCCCCTCGTTGGGGAAGAAAAACTAGACCGGCTTGTCGCTCTTGCGCAAGTGGCAGAGGTGACAGTCGCGGTAGATAACCTAGAGGTGGCAGAGCGCATGGCAGAGCGCTTTACTGACACCAGGCCAATTGGGGTGCTCATTGAAGTAGATAGCGGGCTAAAACGCTGTGGCGTCCTGCCAGATGAGGCTGTCGACCTCGCCCGTGCGCTCTTGGCGGTGCCAAACCTGAAGTTAAAAGGGGTTTTCACTCATGCCGGACAAGTCTATGGAGCTACGCCCGAAAAGGTACATGAAATAGGTCTTATGGAGGCGCACACGGTAGTAGCGGTGCGCGATGCCCTAGAAAAGTACGATATAACTATTGAGACGGTCAGCACAGGCTCTACCCCCACCGCCAAGCACAATGTTGAAGTGGCGGGTGTCACTGAGATTCGCCCCGGCAACTACGTGTGGAACGATGCCATCCAGGTAGGGCTCGGCGTCGCCCGTCTTTCGCAGTGCGCGTTGACTGTAGAAGCCACTGTCGTCAGCTCACCTATGCCGGGTCGCCTTGTTATTGACGCGGGCAGTAAGGTGCTAGGCTTAGATAAGGGGGCGCATGGTCTTAGCATAGTCACAGGCTATGGTCGCATTATCGGATGGCCAGAGCTTACCATTGAGCGACTATCTGAAGAACATGGGGTGGTCACTTTTCTAGGCGCAGCTCCCGCCATCGGCCAGAAAGTGCGGATTGTTCCCAACCATGCCTGTGTAGTGGTAAACTTAGCAGAGGCGCTGTGGGTAAACGACCGCGAGTATTGGTCAGTTGCGGCGCGTGGTCGCTCGGACTAG
- a CDS encoding DUF4446 family protein, giving the protein MVITETQLIIIGAVVGVVAILALLVAAYAWHEFAKVRRMYRVFMTGVDKGNLEQGLLGLAARIENLTSDSQIQGKELRELERRLSFAIQRVGMVKFNAFNDVGGEMSFAIALLDAAGSGIVVSSIYGRAEARVYAKSVEKRVATSALSAEESKAIDEAMQTRK; this is encoded by the coding sequence GTGGTCATTACAGAAACGCAACTGATTATTATAGGGGCTGTAGTAGGCGTAGTCGCCATTTTGGCGCTACTAGTAGCAGCATATGCTTGGCATGAGTTCGCGAAGGTGCGGCGCATGTACCGCGTCTTTATGACGGGAGTCGATAAAGGCAATCTCGAGCAAGGCTTACTAGGCTTAGCCGCGAGAATAGAAAACTTGACCAGTGATAGTCAAATTCAGGGCAAGGAGCTGCGCGAGCTAGAGCGCAGGCTGTCGTTCGCCATACAGCGCGTGGGCATGGTCAAGTTCAACGCCTTTAACGATGTGGGCGGCGAGATGAGCTTTGCTATCGCCCTCCTAGATGCCGCAGGCAGTGGTATCGTGGTCAGTTCGATCTACGGACGTGCGGAGGCAAGAGTTTATGCTAAATCAGTAGAGAAGCGGGTAGCGACAAGCGCCCTGAGTGCCGAGGAAAGCAAGGCCATTGACGAAGCCATGCAAACTCGTAAATAG
- a CDS encoding M23 family metallopeptidase, whose translation MSLIKKHGKEFTIIIVPHGEEETVTVRMPQWWVHWGGIALVVLFISSISIVYSLRQTKLQLANYHGLMLENRQQQEHILHLAKQTNELQAQLEEIQALDSSIREMMRLGSSRTTPATNAAPTVAMAQTRDMRPQLANRSLSLAATLLRTEQNIESIKEAIPITEDSLKGLEKQVEAQRAREEATPSLWPVTGNITSGFGYRRSPFDASREFHPAIDIAAPRGTSVHATAAGTVRMAGWNGGFGNVIFLDHGFGFVTVYAHLSRISVRVGQEVDKGQVIGLVGSTGRSTAPHLHYEVRVGGATVNPMRFLEAR comes from the coding sequence TTGAGTCTTATTAAAAAACATGGCAAAGAGTTTACCATCATCATTGTGCCTCATGGGGAGGAAGAAACAGTTACTGTTCGTATGCCTCAGTGGTGGGTACACTGGGGGGGCATTGCCTTAGTGGTGCTCTTTATTAGCTCCATCAGTATAGTCTACTCTTTGCGGCAGACTAAGCTGCAATTGGCGAATTATCATGGCCTGATGTTAGAAAACAGACAGCAGCAGGAGCATATACTTCACTTGGCGAAACAGACCAATGAGCTGCAAGCGCAGCTAGAAGAGATTCAGGCCTTAGATTCATCTATTAGAGAAATGATGAGGCTAGGCAGTAGCAGAACAACGCCCGCCACCAATGCGGCGCCGACTGTGGCCATGGCCCAAACGCGCGATATGCGTCCGCAGTTAGCTAATCGCAGCTTGAGCCTAGCGGCCACCCTTTTACGCACCGAGCAAAATATCGAGTCTATAAAAGAAGCCATACCAATAACAGAAGACAGTCTTAAAGGATTAGAAAAGCAAGTAGAAGCGCAGCGGGCCAGAGAAGAGGCCACTCCGTCCTTGTGGCCCGTCACGGGCAACATTACCTCTGGGTTTGGGTACCGCCGTTCTCCTTTTGATGCTAGCCGCGAGTTTCATCCCGCTATAGATATTGCCGCCCCACGAGGAACGTCGGTGCATGCTACCGCTGCTGGTACCGTGCGCATGGCAGGTTGGAACGGCGGCTTCGGCAATGTAATTTTCCTAGACCATGGGTTCGGTTTTGTGACCGTGTACGCCCATCTCTCGCGTATATCAGTTCGTGTAGGGCAGGAAGTAGACAAGGGCCAGGTTATTGGTCTGGTGGGTAGCACCGGGCGCAGCACCGCACCACATCTGCACTACGAAGTGCGGGTGGGCGGAGCGACAGTGAATCCTATGCGTTTCCTAGAAGCAAGGTAG
- a CDS encoding polymer-forming cytoskeletal protein: protein MREVFGSNKPKSEKEQERLHDKVDTIVGAGTLFVGDIHVKGTLRIDGRVEGKVISSGDVVVGETGALEAEVRGRSIKLAGTLKGNAFASGTLELASTGKLYGDIEVGKVVISDGAVFQGQCKMHSPEVTANKKD from the coding sequence GTGAGAGAAGTGTTTGGTAGTAACAAGCCTAAGAGCGAGAAAGAGCAGGAACGTCTGCACGATAAGGTGGACACTATAGTAGGTGCGGGAACCTTGTTTGTGGGCGACATCCATGTTAAAGGAACCCTACGCATCGATGGACGAGTAGAGGGAAAAGTGATTAGCTCAGGGGATGTCGTCGTGGGTGAGACCGGAGCTCTCGAAGCCGAGGTGCGCGGGCGCTCCATAAAACTAGCTGGCACACTTAAAGGAAATGCCTTCGCCTCTGGCACGCTCGAACTCGCTAGTACAGGTAAACTTTATGGTGATATAGAGGTCGGTAAGGTAGTCATCAGCGATGGAGCTGTTTTCCAGGGCCAATGTAAGATGCATAGCCCGGAAGTCACTGCGAATAAGAAAGATTAA
- a CDS encoding diacylglycerol kinase family lipid kinase, whose translation MRIALIVNRSAGHGQCGRKYTHVAEYFKSAGLDFTPLFTEGPGHATALAKQAVHDGYEAVVSMGGDGTLNEVVNGLAGSSAILGFIPAGSGNDFGRTFGLKLQDIVTACQVIVKGKVQEIDVGQIGERRFINIAGAGLDAEVGLMANVWGKKYFRGYTAYVASILRQLFSFKPQEITIELDHTTIKTKAWFVAIANARFFGGGLMIAPHADLNDGLFDVCIVKDLAKLELIKMIPKVFKGDHIHHRAVEIHRSRRVYLSASSKMATQADGEVLGTLPREFCIAPNKQKVFLP comes from the coding sequence ATGCGCATAGCCCTAATTGTCAATCGTAGTGCCGGGCACGGTCAGTGCGGCCGAAAATATACCCATGTCGCCGAGTACTTTAAGTCGGCAGGCCTTGACTTCACTCCCCTGTTTACCGAAGGCCCGGGTCATGCCACAGCTCTGGCTAAACAAGCAGTACATGACGGGTATGAAGCGGTAGTTTCTATGGGGGGAGACGGAACGCTTAACGAAGTAGTCAATGGCTTAGCCGGTAGCAGTGCCATTCTAGGCTTCATACCAGCTGGTTCGGGCAATGACTTTGGGCGTACTTTTGGTCTAAAACTACAGGACATTGTGACTGCCTGCCAAGTTATAGTAAAAGGAAAAGTTCAAGAGATAGATGTTGGGCAGATAGGCGAGCGGAGGTTCATTAATATCGCTGGCGCCGGTTTGGATGCCGAAGTCGGTTTAATGGCCAATGTATGGGGCAAGAAGTATTTTCGCGGCTACACGGCCTATGTGGCCTCCATACTGCGGCAGTTATTCTCTTTTAAGCCCCAAGAAATAACTATTGAGCTAGATCATACAACAATTAAGACCAAGGCATGGTTTGTAGCGATTGCCAATGCGCGCTTTTTTGGTGGCGGCCTTATGATTGCCCCACATGCGGATCTTAACGACGGTCTCTTCGATGTTTGTATAGTGAAGGACCTAGCGAAGCTCGAGCTCATCAAGATGATTCCTAAGGTCTTTAAGGGGGATCATATTCATCATCGAGCCGTGGAAATACACCGTTCACGGCGGGTCTACCTCTCTGCCTCCAGCAAAATGGCTACGCAGGCCGATGGTGAGGTTTTGGGCACCTTGCCGCGAGAATTTTGCATTGCGCCAAACAAACAGAAAGTTTTTCTGCCCTAG
- the yyaC gene encoding spore protease YyaC, protein MWPKGGLWSTFCAHETRINVDSLSATQDVGRAVTLALAAGTSSNCGVVVVCIGSDRSTGDSLGPIIGTLLSQRRLPNTHIYGTLRDPVHAVNLHETAALLSRTHAAAKVVAVDACLGKSESIGLITVGRGSLRPGAGVNKDLPPIGDIYVTGVVNVGGYMEYFVLQNTRLYLVYRLAETIAAGLSQALLATDCDRIRA, encoded by the coding sequence ATGTGGCCTAAGGGCGGTTTGTGGTCAACCTTTTGTGCCCATGAGACTAGGATTAATGTCGACTCGCTTTCTGCCACGCAAGATGTTGGCCGTGCCGTAACTTTGGCCTTAGCGGCAGGCACTTCCTCTAACTGTGGGGTGGTTGTAGTATGTATAGGCTCCGATCGTTCCACGGGTGACTCTCTAGGCCCCATTATCGGCACTTTGCTTAGCCAAAGAAGATTACCCAACACGCATATCTATGGCACGCTGCGCGACCCAGTTCACGCGGTAAACTTGCATGAAACTGCGGCCCTTTTGTCGCGCACGCACGCGGCGGCTAAGGTTGTCGCCGTCGATGCCTGCCTAGGGAAATCTGAGAGCATCGGCTTGATTACGGTCGGTAGGGGAAGCCTACGCCCTGGGGCCGGCGTTAATAAAGATCTGCCCCCCATTGGCGATATCTACGTAACCGGAGTGGTAAATGTGGGGGGCTACATGGAGTATTTTGTCTTGCAAAACACTCGCCTCTACTTGGTCTACCGCTTGGCTGAGACAATAGCCGCAGGGCTATCTCAGGCGCTTCTGGCTACAGACTGCGATAGGATTCGAGCCTAA
- a CDS encoding DUF3343 domain-containing protein, with amino-acid sequence MLILTFLSTHHALAAESLLRQQQINYELLPTPRAITAHCGLSLRLERSDFWLVQAMLGDNAGLAAIYTREDEHGDYKELTTKE; translated from the coding sequence ATGCTGATTTTAACATTTCTCTCCACCCACCATGCTCTGGCGGCCGAGAGCCTTTTGCGACAGCAACAAATTAACTACGAGCTACTACCGACTCCCCGGGCTATTACGGCCCATTGTGGTCTAAGTCTACGCTTGGAGAGAAGTGACTTTTGGCTTGTACAAGCCATGCTAGGGGATAACGCTGGCCTAGCAGCCATCTACACCAGAGAAGACGAGCATGGCGACTATAAAGAACTGACCACGAAGGAGTGA
- a CDS encoding mechanosensitive ion channel family protein produces the protein MLEVVRPMLERVPILAPYAGVILVFLRVILLIMLAKIGLKIGAIVITNVFEAENTRRRMEARQAKTIGALLKSVLRYVVYFLLAISVVDALGAPTSSIIASAGIVGLAVGFGAQNLVRDVLTGFFILFEDQFSVGDYVEIFGLAGVVEEVGLRVTKLRDFSGVLHIIPNGAIDKVSNHNRGHLRALVDVRVAYEEDHERVKILLEEVAAGAAADIKEIVEGPTVLGIADFTDSALVFRLWARTLPQEQWAVERELRRRIKLVFDREGIEIPYPRRIVVENGERKAGSKE, from the coding sequence GTGCTAGAAGTAGTGCGCCCCATGCTAGAGCGGGTACCTATACTAGCCCCCTATGCAGGGGTGATCTTGGTGTTCCTGCGGGTGATTTTACTCATCATGCTGGCCAAGATAGGGCTAAAAATTGGCGCCATAGTCATTACCAATGTATTTGAGGCCGAAAATACGCGCCGCCGCATGGAGGCACGCCAAGCTAAGACCATCGGGGCACTACTAAAAAGTGTACTGCGCTACGTAGTCTACTTTCTCTTGGCCATCTCTGTTGTCGACGCCCTTGGCGCCCCCACAAGCTCCATCATCGCTTCCGCCGGCATCGTCGGGTTAGCAGTAGGCTTTGGCGCGCAAAACCTTGTGCGCGACGTCTTGACTGGGTTTTTTATCTTGTTTGAAGACCAGTTCAGTGTGGGCGACTACGTAGAGATTTTTGGCTTGGCGGGCGTGGTAGAAGAAGTGGGGCTTAGAGTCACTAAGCTACGAGACTTTAGTGGTGTGCTGCACATCATTCCGAATGGCGCTATCGACAAAGTGTCCAATCATAACCGCGGTCATTTGCGCGCTCTAGTCGATGTAAGAGTCGCCTACGAGGAAGACCACGAACGAGTAAAGATACTGCTCGAAGAAGTAGCGGCAGGGGCGGCGGCAGACATTAAGGAGATAGTGGAGGGACCGACGGTACTAGGCATTGCCGATTTCACCGATTCCGCGCTTGTTTTTCGTCTCTGGGCCCGTACCTTGCCCCAGGAGCAATGGGCAGTAGAGAGAGAACTACGTAGGCGCATCAAATTAGTCTTTGACCGTGAAGGCATTGAAATCCCCTACCCTCGACGCATAGTCGTAGAGAACGGGGAAAGAAAGGCAGGAAGCAAAGAATGA
- a CDS encoding DUF951 domain-containing protein: MPMKLYIGDILLLKKEHPCGGAEWEVLRTGMDFRIKCRKCGHSVMIARVKLEKDIKRVVKSMGSTLNNVTAQAEDNN, from the coding sequence ATGCCGATGAAACTCTACATTGGTGATATACTGCTCCTCAAGAAGGAGCATCCTTGTGGCGGTGCGGAATGGGAGGTGCTGCGTACCGGCATGGATTTTCGTATCAAATGCCGAAAATGTGGGCACAGCGTCATGATTGCGCGGGTAAAACTAGAAAAGGATATTAAGAGAGTGGTCAAGTCCATGGGCAGTACGCTGAACAATGTTACGGCTCAAGCGGAAGATAACAATTAG
- a CDS encoding 30S ribosomal protein S6, whose amino-acid sequence MRKYETMFILNIGLSKEQLPSKVERFTTLITSNGGQIDKISEWGKRRLAYEIDKQREGYYFLINFTAEPSVTKELERVFRITEDIVRYAVFRLDE is encoded by the coding sequence ATGCGCAAGTACGAAACGATGTTCATCCTTAACATTGGGCTCTCGAAAGAGCAGCTGCCAAGTAAGGTTGAGCGCTTTACCACGCTGATTACAAGTAACGGTGGTCAAATTGATAAGATTTCTGAGTGGGGCAAGCGTCGCTTGGCTTACGAAATCGACAAGCAACGGGAAGGTTACTACTTCCTTATCAATTTTACCGCAGAACCAAGCGTGACTAAAGAGCTCGAGCGCGTCTTCAGAATCACTGAAGACATCGTTCGCTACGCAGTTTTTCGCCTAGACGAGTAA
- the ssb gene encoding single-stranded DNA-binding protein: protein MLNKVILIGRLTRDPEMRYTPSNGTAVVTFGLAVDRGGKNAGTDFINIKVWEKQAELCAQYLSKGRLVAVVGRLEIRPYEKDGQKRSFTEVVAEQVKFLGSGNKEGGTSEKQETEAFAREVNLDDEDVPF, encoded by the coding sequence ATGTTAAACAAGGTAATCTTAATTGGCAGACTTACGCGTGATCCTGAGATGCGCTACACACCAAGCAATGGTACGGCAGTGGTCACTTTTGGCCTAGCCGTCGACCGCGGTGGGAAGAACGCAGGCACAGACTTCATTAACATTAAAGTTTGGGAAAAACAAGCTGAATTATGTGCACAATATTTGAGTAAGGGTCGCTTAGTGGCCGTTGTGGGCCGCCTAGAAATCCGTCCCTATGAGAAGGACGGGCAAAAGCGTTCCTTTACTGAGGTTGTAGCGGAACAGGTCAAATTCTTGGGTTCTGGCAACAAAGAAGGCGGAACGAGCGAAAAACAAGAAACAGAAGCTTTTGCTCGTGAAGTAAACCTTGATGACGAAGACGTTCCTTTTTAG
- the rpsR gene encoding 30S ribosomal protein S18: protein MRKRSRKPRKRVCNFCVDKAVAVDYKEIDKLRRFITERGKILPRRISGNCAKHQRLLTDAIKRARNIALLPYTIE, encoded by the coding sequence TTGCGCAAACGCTCACGGAAGCCGAGAAAGCGAGTATGTAATTTTTGCGTCGATAAGGCCGTAGCCGTTGATTACAAAGAAATCGACAAGTTGCGCCGCTTTATTACGGAACGCGGAAAGATACTGCCACGCCGTATCTCTGGCAATTGTGCGAAGCACCAACGCCTACTAACAGATGCGATTAAGCGTGCTCGCAATATAGCCCTGCTGCCATATACAATCGAGTAA
- a CDS encoding MazG-like family protein yields MNETGRDFEIGRNVRMIEWLKTELVSGLAQIYKEMPKGRDEAIASALARVMMYCYLLGKRLNISFAKLEATVERKARLHAEEGHELEEWYQDLSTLMAHLEARRTK; encoded by the coding sequence ATGAATGAAACAGGCAGAGACTTTGAAATCGGGCGCAATGTGCGCATGATCGAATGGCTTAAAACAGAGCTTGTCAGTGGTTTAGCGCAGATATATAAAGAGATGCCCAAGGGTAGAGATGAAGCTATCGCGAGTGCCCTAGCCAGGGTAATGATGTACTGTTACTTGCTTGGCAAGCGGCTCAATATAAGTTTTGCCAAATTAGAAGCGACGGTAGAGCGCAAGGCGCGCCTTCATGCTGAGGAGGGCCATGAACTCGAAGAGTGGTATCAGGACTTATCCACTTTAATGGCTCATCTCGAGGCTCGGCGTACAAAGTAA
- the rplI gene encoding 50S ribosomal protein L9 yields MKVILNKDVKDLGKRGQVVEVSEGYARNYLLPRGLAAIATEGAARNIEQEKLAQTRKKEREQKEAASLAARLNSVTIQIGAKAGENGKLFGAITATDIANQLALAGIQIDKRRIELASPIKVAGSYKVAVRVHPETMASMTVIVVAE; encoded by the coding sequence GTGAAAGTTATTTTAAATAAAGACGTCAAAGACCTCGGCAAACGTGGTCAGGTGGTAGAGGTGAGCGAAGGTTATGCTCGTAACTACCTTCTGCCGCGGGGACTTGCCGCTATAGCCACAGAGGGAGCAGCGCGCAATATAGAGCAAGAAAAGCTCGCGCAAACGCGCAAAAAAGAGCGCGAACAAAAAGAGGCCGCCTCACTGGCTGCCCGCCTAAACAGTGTCACCATACAAATTGGGGCCAAGGCGGGAGAAAACGGCAAGCTTTTTGGGGCCATTACGGCGACCGATATCGCCAATCAACTTGCCTTAGCGGGCATTCAAATCGACAAGCGGCGCATTGAACTAGCGTCTCCCATCAAGGTGGCTGGCTCTTACAAAGTTGCCGTGCGCGTTCACCCAGAGACGATGGCCAGTATGACGGTCATTGTGGTGGCCGAGTAG